One Candidatus Atelocyanobacterium thalassa isolate ALOHA genomic window, AGAAGATACGGAACCACCTGGAGAATTAATATACAAATAAATATCTCTTTCAGGATCTTCTGCTTCGAGAAATAATAGCTGAGCTACAATTAAATTGGAATTTTCATCTCTAACTTCTTGTCCCAGAAATACAATACGTTCTCGTAAAAGGCGAGAATAAATATCAAATGCGCGTTCGCCACGGCCAGAGGTTTCAATAACAGTAGGAATCATGGAGCTTTTTTTTTATGTTTGTTATGATCTTAGCGACTTTATCCACACAAAACCATAATAAATTATGATAATTGTTAAATTTAAAAATTTAAATCACTCAAAATAATACTAGTATCGATTATTCTTCAACTAATGTAAGCTATGGTCAGTAAAAAAGACTTATTAAATTATAAGTTATGAAACTTATCAACAATACCAGCTCATTAATAACTTATTCTAGCTCTAATATGTTAGCTATTTTATCAGTTTTTATCTAAAATATTTTTTGAAACGTTTTTATAGATTCTAATTGTTGATTTTTCTGTTGTAACTGTATAGCAACAGAATTACAGACCAAATCACATAACGAAAAAACTAATGGATTTGCGATCGCATAAAATACATTAACACCTTCTTGAGTTCTTGTAACGATACCAGCCTGCGATAACACTTTTAAATGTTTAGAGACATTAGCTTGCCCTAGTTCTGTAATCTCAATAATTTGGGAAACATTTTTCCCCCCATTTTTGAGTGCACAAATAATTTGTAATCGACTAACTTCTGATAAGACTTTAAAGAAATCTGCAATCATTGTTAAAACTGCGGGAGATAAATTAGAGATTTCTCCTTTTTCCAAGAAATTCATCTTAGGAGTGTATTGAGAGTAAGTCGTTTCTAATATACTTTCCATAGAAGCAATAGGCTGTATAAATACTTGGTGAGCCTCATTATAG contains:
- a CDS encoding ArsR/SmtB family transcription factor, translated to MNFLEKGEISNLSPAVLTMIADFFKVLSEVSRLQIICALKNGGKNVSQIIEITELGQANVSKHLKVLSQAGIVTRTQEGVNVFYAIANPLVFSLCDLVCNSVAIQLQQKNQQLESIKTFQKIF